ACTCAGCCTGTGCAGTTCTATGGACGGCAAGACAGAAAAAATAGACAGGGAAGTGTCAAGATAACAACGGGGTACTTGCAAAGGGTAACTGCCTCAAGAGTGTTTACATAGCACGCTAGAGAGGCCACTCTTAGAGCTTTCGCTGGGATTGCGCCGTTTTCGGCGTAGGTCTGGTCATTCTCATTTTGAGCTCCTCCATCATCTGATGAAATACAGACGAGTGCTACGAAGCGGGGAATAAAATAGAAGTACACAGAACAGACACTATACTTTGAACTGAAGTGTATTGAGCAGATGTGAAACTTTTTTAAGCAGCAACCAGCAGGGAGATAACATTCTTCAGTCATCCACGTCTTGCTAAACTCTCCATCAACATTGTACTGTAATGGTAGAAATGAGTGGACAAACTTTATTGCGAAATTCGCCAGGCGTGTGGTACGAGCTATAGATTAGTCAGCTACATGGTAGAAGACATGACCTTCTTGGGGCGTCTCTGGACAGTGGGATATCATTTTTGGTCCTTTACGACCAAGCTACTAGCAATTACGTGCCATAAATTTGCCATTAGTTACTATCTACTGATTATATATTATTTTTTGTGACGCCTGTATTGGCAATGAGCCGCCACGGTGCTCTAGTGGTCAATGCACTCGACTACTGTCTGCAAGccacggcatcgaatcccggccatgccggccacattttcaatggaggggaaaatgctctAAATTAGGTGCAATTTAAAGAGCTTCAGATGGTCGAAAATTCGGGAGACCTTCACGACGGTGTCTCTCAATGATATTGcggttttgagacgctaaactTCCGATAAttcctttatttatttcatttaatTCCTTCAATTATGAGACGCTATTATGAGACGCTAATATAATTCCTTTTATTATGAGACGCTAAACCTCCTTTAATTATTTCCAATGTATAATATTTCAGGCTGAGCAGGACGGGGTGTTCATCGTTCGGCTGTTGTGGACCTGCCGCGACTGGTTAAAGCAACACGATGTCCCACTGCGGAGATCCACTGCAAGGGTGCTATGGGAGCCGCAGCCGCAGCAACATGCTGGTAACCAACTGACCGCTTTTGTTAGCTTCATGGCCACGCTTCTGTCGTCCATTCCTGGGAAAGGAACGGCTGCATCAGTGGGCTCGTGCCACCCCGGACACATCTTCTGCATCGCTGCGCTCCTGTGCGATGCCTGCAAGCTTGTCATGAGGTCGCCTGAGATGGACCCCCACACTAAGGTATGTTATTATCATTATCACCACCAACACCACCATGGCTCGCCTTAGGACACGTAATAAACTCTGTTGGTGCACCTACACAAGTATAGTTGCTAAGTACAAGCCGTTTATTAATCACCGTCTTAAGTTCTCAAGGAGCAGTGACaccaaaattcaaacataaaatTGGGAGTTCATTCGCTTCTTTGATAAGCACGAGCTCTTTGGTGAAGTAGGAATCACATCTGTTGCGTAGAGGTTATGCTGTTTCAAATGCAAAGAGCGTTCAAAGCCACCGCCACCGCGAAAACTAGGTGGTGCTGAGAAAGTTTATTGGCGCATTTCCGGCCATGACTCACCCGGCTGCCTGACCTGAGTTCATCTAGTAGAAGAAGTCTCTTCCACTTCGCTCACGCATCGGCTGCTCCTGGCCTGGGGCCCGGTGTCATCGGCTTGGCAGAGCCTCGTCCCGTGCGTGCACTGCGTGCGGGACAGGTGAAACCATCGAGCACCTGTTGTGTGTTTGCCCAGTGCTTCGCACACAACGCGGTGTCTTGCTCGCCGCACTTCGTCGCCACGGTCTGCCAATGGCTGCACAGAGGGACCTTCTCTTTCCTGCACGGCACCAAACCCAGGTCTTCAAGGCAGTTTTCGCTTCCTTCAGGACTCTGGACTAAACAACCGGCTGTAGAAGCCGCCCGCCACGTTCTCGGCCATGGACGccatttctcttcttctctcttcttcaCATCCTTAGTGTCCTctttacctcccccccccccccttgagccGTGCTCCCAATTAGTGCTGCAGAAGTTGCGGCTTTTCCTTTCCTGaacccccccctctctctctctctctcatctacAGTATTTTTGCGTGTTCGGCAAGCTCCTAGGCCACGCAAAGTGGCATCGCCAAGTGACAATGAGTGAGCAGCATTGATGCCGACAATTTTAGTGCTGTCATCACGGAGTCTAATTGTGGTACTGTCTGTTGGAAACACCTGCCTGCCTGGCAACAGCTTCGCTTGCTTTGCTTGGTTTGTGCAGCGCGTTCATGTTATTTCTGCGTTTTCGTTTTGCCGCTTCGATAGATTTGTTGGGAATTAGTGTGTGCGAATGTGATTAGTTGAAGCTATAGGCTCATCGCAAACAGGCAACACGCACGCAGCGTTCATTTGTCTTACCAGCCAGCGTTGCGCAAGCATGCGCCTCCACCTTCCTCGTCACTGCTTGGTCCAGCGTCGATTCTAGAATAAGCGCTCTGAAGAGGATTGAACCGACATTGCTACGCCGCGGCAAGAATCGTTGCGATTCCATATTAGCCAGTGTTTTGATCATCGCTTGTGGACGCTTATGATGGCGGTGATTACAGTAGCTGTGGCAGAGGCATGCCTATACACATGCTCACCGAACAAAACAAATTTCAAGTGAAAATTGAGTCActatttcttgtggccgagtaaTTAGATGGGGCAGAACGGTGGGAGGGGACCACTTAGCAGTGCTGACAGCGCTGAAAATCGGCGGGCATTGCACCCATTTTTAATCGGGTTCTATGCGAGTCATAGTGAACGAGATCACATATATTAATTCGTCCCTATGTTGCGTGATCAGTGCCGAACCGTCACCAGGGGATCAACCAATACGCGTTGACGCCATAAACGTGACATGCATAAAGTTGGTGTCACTGTTCCTTTAACAAATTAGCCACTACGCGTCTGTATAGGGCACTCTGTGCACCTACATATACGTATATGCAAATGCAGTAAAAGCTTCATAGGTCGTACCTTAAGAATCCGGAAAGTATATAGCATATCGCACTGGTAATTTGGCTCTGGCCAGCCTACGCGTTGCTCAACGGCAGAAAACTCTCTTTTATTCGGTCACATTAGGCCACAGCCCGGTTCGTTCGGATAATCCTCGGAGCTCGCTAAACACGATACACCGCTATTGTTTGTCACGAAAGAGCAAAAACAGCATTCGCAGCCAACAGAAACAAGGCAAGGCGTCCTGATTGCTATTTTCATCAGTTAGTGACTGCATTCTTGCGGTGGTTGCCCCATTATGGCGGCAGTACGCAAGAGGGAGGCCTGCCTAGAACATCTCGTTTTAATTAAACATGGTAGTCTGGCACCTGGGTCAACACGTTCTGCTTTTACACTGGTCTTAAGCGGAATAATTGCAGCATTCACGTATTCATAAAGAAAATgtaggtatatatatatgtaagacatttcttttattgttttattgGTACAATCGATAGCTCGGCATTCCATGAGTTCTGATACACTTACTGGTTTCGTAAAATACGAATTAACAAGATTGTACTGTATTGTTTACATTCTGCACAACAGGGACTAGTTATTCTCATCAacattagcctgactacgcccactgcagagcacAGGCCTCTTACTTGTTCCGACAACCaatctggtcttgtgcttttAGTTTAACGGTGTGCCTCAACCtccttcttaatctcatctgcccacatatCTTTCTGTCTCCGTCTCACACGTCTACTTTCTCTtataatccagtcagttacctttattggcaagcggttatcctgcctacgcactacgtgTTCTGCCCATCAccttttattcttcttgattttggCTATGATAGCCTTAAACCCGGATTTTTCCCTCACCCACTCTGCTCTGTtattgtctcttgaggttacagaTACCATTTTCCTTTATATTGCTCGCTACATCATCCACAATTTTTGTTGATTTCTAGctctttgtaagcttccaggttCCTGCTTTGAAGGTATGTGTCTGTAAGATGAAGCTGTTACATACACTCTTTACGAGGGATAGTGGTATACTTACAATAATGATTTTAGAATGTGTGTCAAATATGCTTCACTCCATCTATATTTTTCTAGCTAATTGACTCTCGTGGTTTGGCAACGTGGTTACTAGCTACCTTTCCTAAGTAGATATATTGCTTTAGAACATTACTTATGGCTGTGTCCATTATAACATCAGTGAAGCTCTCCGAACCCCCGCTTGTTACTGGTTGACTCAGTGAAACTGGCAGTTAAATTGCGTGCTTAGGCCACGAGTTCCCACCTCTCCCCTGATTTCACACTTCTCACCTTACATTATGCATGTATAGGGTGTTTTCACCAAGAACTTTGTTGCAGAACAGTTGACTCGTGTCTGTTACACACATGTTTCATGGAGCCCTCCTAACCATGGAACTGTTTAAAAGCGAGGATCGGCCGTGCGCAATTTTTAGCCCACGCGTGAGAGCGAAGCCTGACAAGAGGGAGAACAGGTTTACAGCTACGAGGAGCTCTGGGAAACCTATAGAGCAGCTACTTGAGCCAGGTAGAGAAAGCATAGCATTGTGGCGAAGGCCACGCAAGGTAGAAAGAACCAGAATGAAGGGGAAGCTGCGGCAGGATTAGAACAGGTGGTGTATGTAGGGAGGAGAGATAGTAGTAGTGGGATTGGCTGGTCCGTGAAAAGATGTCGACCAATGCTAGCGCATTTTCAAGCATCGGTAATGTAAGAGCAAGAGCAGGAACAGTGCGCCGAGCTTTTGCGACTTGAATCCATCACTTGGACTCTTTAACAAGCCTTCATACATTCTTAAAAAAGCCAGGGCTTCTTAATAACTTTCaggtagtaaattgttgtcacaacattcactacctaagtagtaactgcaggtagtagaCCACAGACGCTTACTACCAGAAGAAACGAGATGTATTGAATGTCTGTGATTtactacctgcagttactacttaggtagtgaatgttgcGACAATTTACTACCTGAAAGTTAGTAAGTAGCTCTGCCTTTTTTATGAGAGTGTAGGTCAAGGCAATTGAAGCCTTGTAGAgatgcgcattttttttcttcagtcggACAACACATCTTAACAGACTGCTAAGcatataataatatatattaaTGTTTTAAAACTGCCACCGCAGGTCGAGTGCCTCCGCAGAGCCCTAACTACAGCCGGCGAAGCAGCGGAACGAGGTGCCCCTGCCCGCATGGTGTCGCTGGTGGCCTGCTTGCGGGACGCTTTCTTGTCGTCCGATGTTCCGGAGGATGATCGCCTGACTCTGCTCGAACTTATAGAGCTGCGCGCTTCAGGATGGAAACTATCCCCTGAGCAGCAACTCTCGTACGCTAGCCTCAACGATGCCGTCGGAGATGAATGCGACGATGTTCAAAACTTGTCACCTCTCCCATGGCGCGTCGCCGAATGAGACTTCCTTACATTTGCACCCGCAGACGAATGCCTACCGTCAAAACGCTTTCAGCTGCACTCAAgtacttagttttttttcttttatgtgaaATAAACGTATTTCTATTTGATAGATACACCTATAACTTTTACGCGCTATCTTTAACATTTTCAGTTTGAACAAATACAGTGATATTTTTTAAGTATACAGATGGAATGCCTCAGCTGAAACGAGGTAACAGCACGGCCCAGAATGGAAAGTTGCGACATGATAAATCTTGTTTCGAGCGGACGGCAAGTGGGCTTCCCCGCCTTCCatcctcaaatattttttttcgagTTTGCACGTGTTTGTATACACGCAGGAACATTCAAAGAGGATATCAGAACCACATTCACAACGGCATTTCGGTTATGCCCTTTCAAGTGCACCCTTTGCTGCTTCAGTCCAAATCGGCCACCAAGGAACGCGCGTTTTGTCCCTTCGTAGATTTCCATTCACGCAGGTCGGCTGTGCCGCCAGCGTCAGCCGCCATTTTGTTTCGGCTCAGGCTGTCAATCACTCTGCACTGCGGAGAGTCTTACTCAATGCGACAAAAGGGAGAAGTCTGAAAGGAACAAATGACCGATAAGCATGGCGTTGTCTCTCCAAATCCCTGAAGAAAGTCGTGGTGGAATTTACCGAAAAAAATTCACTCTGTGTAATGAATAATTTCTTCCGAAAGAATTCAGATGAGAAGTGAATATCGAAATTCCTGAAGTAGAAACATTGAAACGATACCAATTGGGGCAAGTATTTCATGATATGAATAcagtgaatatttatttatttatttatttatttacataattACAAATACTACAGAGCGCTTTCGGGCTGCAGCAGGAGTGAGTAAATGAATTTCAATGATAATTTCGGAAACTGAACACGCTAAAAACAATACAGcacaaatgacaaaaaaaaaaaaccctccagGCCTgagcggaacgcgcagcacagacaCTGCGACAGCTGAAAGAGCAGCATTTCGGTGCCTTTTCAAACGATTTGGGTAAAGGCTACAAGGCCCACTCTCGGTGtagccactacgccataattTTGGTGCGggaatttgtttgtttgtttgtagcctggaatATATGATACATACCCACTCTGCAGCCGAGAAAACATAATATCcagtatgccatccttcgtcaatATGCGGTGCAGCGTCATCCGCTTCACGCTTGCAGGAAAGTTTGTGAAATTGTGGTTTGTTGCCGTGGTTGACGACAAGGAAGGATTATGTCTAACGCTATTATGATATGGTAGTACCATTCGACGGCCCACTCAATATGAAATTCGCATGGTGTGGTTGCTGACTGCTCTGTTGCTGTTCTGAACGCCTTATTTACACACATTAATGGCAATTTCTTTCCTGGCATAAAGCCTGCCTAGGGTCAGCCTGCCacggagttccaagcaccggcgtagctgaGTGTAGAATGCTCGGTCGGCACGCAGTGGACTCGGGTTCGAATCCAATTGTGGTCTTACTCTTTGTCTTTAGTTTTTTCTCGCTTTGCGCGATTACAGACACCATTGCCAGCAGAGAACTACGGTGCACGTAACCCATGTTGTTatcccataacagctttcactgcaaaaaaaaaaaatacggcacTTGAATAAGGAACACAAATACAGAGCAGAATTTCAAAAGTCAGCAGAAAGGCTATTGACAGGATATATGAACGATTGTGCCGAGTCCGCATTAACCATTTCTTCTGGTAACTTGCTCAACGCGGTGAAAATACATGAGAAAATtatgaacatatatatatatatatatcctgaggTGGCTGAATAGTTTACCTGTGTAATAATTAATACAATGAAACTGCATGTGAGGGTCCATTATGCAACGTTCACTGTGCATAAGCTAGCATGGCCGCTATTGTTTGCACCAAGCGGAAACACGCTCAGAAGTGTGCGAATGCGCTTAGCGTCAAGAAAGGAAAGCTATCCAATGCTGGAAAGAATTCTTGATAGCAGAGATCTTGACTTGAGCATAACGTTGAGTCGGCCTATAATTGTAATAGATTCATAGTTGACAAGCACGTGCCGAAAACAAAGGGACGAAGAAGAGCAACAAACGGGCGAGGGTTTATAAGAACTGCTTTTTTTAGAACGTTCGCTAAGAACCAGAGAAACTGCAATGGCTACGACGCTGCTTTTGCGCGAAGCCGAAAGTTTGGGAGCAAGCTAGCCTTCGTGTACCTGTGAATAATGTGCGAAGACCCGAAAATCACTAGGGAAACAGTGAACGACACTCAACAGTGCACACATTGggccacttttgatagcttgccTTAAATATACATTAGAAGTTGTTGTAACCATTCATCAAGCGATGcgacaatcgttttttttttttgaagcctgCTAAAGTGCTTAATGAGGAGAAACAATCAGGCATCAAAAAATTTGTCGAAATACATGTAAGGTGTGACTTTCAATACATCTGAATGCTCGTAAAATATTGCAGTTTTGAGCAGAATAATGGCGTAATATTTTTCACGACATTCAACTAGAACACTGTCGTCAATGATTTTCTTATTGTGCTTGTTTTAATAGGATGCATGATCCTTGCTCTGGTGGCTACCACTTTGGATTTTGTGACAATCTGAAGGTATCGCAAAAGTGCTATTGTGCTGGCCATCAACAAAATTCAACCAAAGTATTCCTTTGCTTGCGGGAGATTAGTTTGTTTTGTTACCAACGTCTGGTCTTCAATCCACACCTCGGAAGTCGCATTTCTGCGAGGCGAAATGCTAGGCGCCCGAGTACTGCATAATTATTAgcacacgttaaggaacaccagataaCAGAAATTTATGGAGTCCTGCACTGCAGTTTGTCTCATAGCTTTGTCATGGTTTCGGCACATAAAACACCAAATATTTTTACTAATGTGTGTTCGTTATACTTCGCTGTAACACCTATTTCAGTCTCGATTTGTAGATGAAGACGTTAGTATATTTTTGTAAATGTGTGGCAGTTCATGAAAATGGTAGCGTAAAGGACAATAAAGTTAGCTCACATGTGCCAGTTATCTCCTTTCGCCAATAAAAATAGATTATATGTGTTCATGCATCCTTACTTTTTTAAGAAGCTTAGCATGAGCTTCTTCACGATAATATGCAGAAATCAACCTGATTTTTTTTAGTATGCTGGTCCTGCTGGTGATCACTGGAGCTTGTTGGTCATAGCAGGTCCTGGCTTCTGAGAGGTTCTTGACGTCACTTTTCACAGGATTTTTACGCATCAGCTGTTGATAACTGCGGCGACACGTccggaatgtgcacgcgtatttCTCATTTTGGGTGAATTACGCTCGTGTTAGTAATAGAGCTTTTCCCCTTGATAATAAAGCCGCACTTTTCCCGCGAGTCTATATCCTAAACCCACCGTTTTGTTACATATGTATGGACAGTATTGAAAACTGAGTTGTTATTAGCTGGGTCTCTTTCACTACGACGTTATCCCACATTTCTGTAATCTTCTTGAAGACTATGCGTATAACGGAATACAGAAAAACGTAAAATATGTCGTAAAATGATGGCTCCGAAAGGTTGATCGTAATTCgcgcctgtgttcttttttttttgaagtcaaATGCCAACCCTATTGTACGAGTTCTCATTTAAAAGCTTAGCTTTGAATAGAGTTCACTGCACGCGTGAAGTGCAAGCATTGAATGACTCCCTACACAAACATTAAAAGAACATACTGCCCCATTCGCTTCGTTTTTCTTCATGTAACTTAACCAGTCCGTTACACGTGTGGCAATAGAGTTTCTTATATATACACGAGAGGGAAATCCGgggctagtgtctatgggagctgcaatgcatggcgcgtcagcgagcatgggaattatggtaGCATGGGTGGTACACGGATTGGCCCATGTAGCCTGCGTACTTTACGTTCCTTTAGGATTCACGTGTCTTGGAGCTCCTTGGCCACGAAacgacaatcggcaaatgttcagctgtTGCGCTTCACGACCTTTACCTTGTAGGCTTACCAATGCAAATCGGGTAACGAAGCTTAAAATTGTTCGCTTCTTCTTTCGAAAGAAAACCGAAAGACAGCAATAAACGAAACCACAAGATCGATCCACCAGCCGCAAGTGTGACGACTATAGGCAAGTCCGTGTACATACCCATCACTCCCaatgtcgctgaacgatcgcagcgcgaGGGTCCCCTAAAGTTAATCTTTAGCAAACGTTATACTTTTGGCCACTGCATTTTGTATGTTTATGCGGAATATCTCGTAAATTTCTTGGTTATCTGATTATGTTTCGGTACGATTTCGCGCTCAACGTGAACAGCCAAGTTTATTCTAAAACCAACGCGGCCAGCATAGTAGCTATTTAAGCTCCCGAGCTTTCGTGTTTCATTACAGTTTATGATTGCGCTGATAGTAATTTGTCGTCTCGATCCACATGCCTCTCAAAGCTGCCGGAAACATACAGCCGTTCATATCACCTTTTCTGAAAGCGCCTTGGACAAAACAGCTGAAGCACTCACCGCAGGCGTATTCAGAAGGGGCGATTCGGCAGCATGAGCATTGTCATCATGCCAATAAGCCCTCAATACCTGGACACGGAATGTTCAATCAGAAGAAGTTCATAAGTATACTGCTGTGCAAAGATGttaatggtgagactgtggctTTGAAAACACTGGTGGAAGAATCAGTCAGTGCCGCGAAGGTATAGAAGGCCGAAGCAGCGCCTACGTCAGCTGGAAATGTGAAAGAAGTTGGCTTTGAGTGTCGATTTCGTATCTATAACAATAAAACTACAACTAGAAGTCAATGCGTTGACACAGGTTATTAAAGAATGAGATGCACGAAGCCAAATTAGGGGAGGTTTCTAGGCTTCTGGTGAGTAACGCATTGGTCCGATTGAACAAATCCAGGCATGTGAACAGCAAAGTAAACACTACGTAAGAGAGCAACAAAGGAACTCTCTGAGCTTTTTATACATTCACCAAGAACAACTTGGATGTGAAATCCacactctgtttttttttggctTCAGTCGATTTATTGGTCTACCCACTCCCCTTGCATAATTTTTTACACTTAACGTGGTTTCACCCTGGTTCTATGACTGGAGCCGCTCTGGATTATCAGCACGTCAGCTGGCTTTGCTCGGCCTTCATGATCAATGGGCCGATCAAATAGGCAGTGCAAAGTGACGATGTCATGGGGTGACGTCAACATAACGCTGCTAATTCTGGGGATATGTGATGTCACGACCATGTCATAAAGACACACCATCACGCGATAATTTTTGCATCAGTCTTACCGGCGCAGCCGCCACGAGACGCCAAAGCCTACGATAGTCAATTTCTGTTTTAGGCAAAAAAATTGAATGCCTCATCAAATGTGTAATTGGACCGTTGATGCGTCAGTGGCGTCGAGTGATTCGAAAATACAATAAGTGATGAAATCAGGTAAGACATCAATTGTCGCCAACAATTGCGAGACTGTTATGAAGCCACGTGATTTTTAAATGATCATGTCATCAAATCACATCCTAGCTTCGTCAAAGGTGATTTGATCACAGAGGCAATGCAAAATGAGGTTATCTTAAGGCTTTTATTAGCCGGCCACCAGCGAGcgtacacaatggcgacagtctcatcgcgagcggcgtccttgttgggtagccccgctaggaggtactcaagagttttactcatttcagagttcggaggttTCACTACAGTTCCCACATCCACCGAACCTGGAGGCTTCGCGAAACGTCATCCAGTGCATCAAGCTTTCGAAGGGTGGTGTGGATGGTGGCCAGCATGAGCGTCAGcaggggggtgcaaaaggggcacaaTATCTCCCTCAATTCGCACCAGGGCGTGCCCACACCCAAGCTACAGTGGTGCTCTCCCCCTCCCTTAGCCGTGATACAAGACGGATATGCACCGTTTTACCCATGCCAAGATCCTGCAAACACTCATGGACCGGCTGTGCAGTATCAGTCCATGGACTGAGAGGAAGATGGCCTTCGTCTTCGAGTTGCCTAATGTAGGTGATCCTGTGAGTTCTTGATGAGATGCATAAGGTTATTACCTTAATAATTTGCGTATTGATTGCACGGTATGCTTCAAGTGTAAAACCACATCACCTCAATCACTCTCAATGAGAACACAAGCATCCTAACAACGGTTACTAATATTAGATGCAGCATGACAATAATTCAAGCCATGAAGTAGCACCGAGCATTGAGACGACACATTCGGTGTCTTTGGCGTGTTAACTCCAAGTACAGAGCAGGATTGTCCACCGCTTTTCTTATTATTGGGCATGTACAGTGATAACTCTGGCTATTCGGGATGATCAACACGGTCTAGTTTATGAGCATGAAAATCGAAAGGTTCAGAAGAAGCTGTTTCTTAACAACAGCAGACCTTACGCCAGCCAAAATCACTCACGGCACGCGATGAAAACAGGGGAAAGCAGGCAAGCGTTGTCAGCTACTTCCTCGCGGCGCTCCGCTCCACGAGGGGAAAGCGCGGCGCTTCGATTTCTGAAATAGTTCACTCTGTCCTTGTAGAGAC
The Rhipicephalus microplus isolate Deutch F79 unplaced genomic scaffold, USDA_Rmic scaffold_24, whole genome shotgun sequence DNA segment above includes these coding regions:
- the LOC119181565 gene encoding MIF4G domain-containing protein B, with the translated sequence MGYRIASREKNTDEEIPSSATGGAEGVCGVKVSVTTGTESRTKKSTVVTVVYSNRASKKSRSRGKTRLTRAQRKKRETSSNVENGDATPSAQATSKMQGRRYDAPTKGRVSIVRRALSEPDLLTPVEVDCLVRVVFWKAIHDDDIAEPAARFCVRVITAEQDGVFIVRLLWTCRDWLKQHDVPLRRSTARVLWEPQPQQHAGNQLTAFVSFMATLLSSIPGKGTAASVGSCHPGHIFCIAALLCDACKLVMRSPEMDPHTKVECLRRALTTAGEAAERGAPARMVSLVACLRDAFLSSDVPEDDRLTLLELIELRASGWKLSPEQQLSYASLNDAVGDECDDVQNLSPLPWRVAE